The Thermoclostridium stercorarium subsp. stercorarium DSM 8532 genome contains a region encoding:
- a CDS encoding acyl-CoA dehydratase activase, which produces MKSELSGIAGVKLNTGNKSLLGIDVGSTTAKLVLVRNGEIVYTKYERHFSQVRHKIREMILEIEPLLGNERLYIAVSGSAGLGLAGDTELPFVQEVFATSELVKQLEPDTSVVIELGGEDAKIIFLKGFLEQRMNGTCAGGTGAFIDQMATLMNMSIDELDKLSLQSTKIYPIASRCGVFAKSDIQPLLNQGANKADIAAGIFQAVVDQTIAGLAQGRKIEGKVMFLGGPLYYCKGLRKRFVETLKLDENNAVFPEYGRFSVALGAALFASKQQNGLSYSELVEKLEKCSGKRQTTSYLRPLFENEESYEEFRKRHGKATVERLDINEYTGDAYLGIDCGSTTTKLVLMSADKKLLYSYYGSNQGNPIDIIRRQLLKIYELCGNRITIKGSAVTGYGEELIKHAFHIDAGIVETMAHLTAARHFNPDVDFILDIGGQDIKCFKIRNGTIDSVMLNEACSSGCGSFIETFAKSMGYDVEEFSKLGLKSKAPVDLGTRCTVFMNSSVKQAQKDGADISDISAGLSMSVVRNALYKVIRAGSADELGKNIVVQGGTFLNDAVLRSFELEIGRNVIRPQIAGLMGAFGAALYAMSLKLDKSSVLDENELKNFTHRSVSTVCKGCGNKCHLTVNIFSEKEKYISGNKCERGLGGEYSKTEEVPDLHEFKRKRLESLSEGENIRGTIGMPLALGMYELAPFWHRIFTDLGFRVIFSGFSSRELYTKGQGSIPSDTVCYPAKLMHGHIETLIEKKPDYIFYPCLTYNFDEKTGDNHYNCPVVAYYSEVLNGNMESLKNTRFLYPYLNINSRRELAKELYSLLKPWHQDLTLKEVKRAVNSGFREYDRWMEELRSEGRRAIEYAKENNKRVLILAGRPYHVDPEIGHGIDKLAVSLGFVVITEDSISDVMKPENVGVLNQWTYHARLYNAAEYAGHHENCELVQLVSFGCGIDAITSDEVRAILEKHGKIYTQIKIDEIANPGAVKIRLRSLLGALEEREKQKWEKQKEKE; this is translated from the coding sequence ATGAAATCGGAATTAAGCGGTATCGCCGGAGTAAAACTTAATACCGGTAACAAAAGCCTTCTTGGGATTGATGTGGGTTCCACCACTGCCAAACTGGTTCTGGTGCGAAACGGTGAAATTGTATACACAAAATATGAAAGGCATTTTTCCCAGGTGAGGCATAAAATCCGCGAAATGATTCTTGAAATTGAGCCGTTGCTTGGTAACGAAAGGCTTTATATTGCCGTTTCCGGTTCAGCAGGACTGGGGCTTGCCGGTGACACAGAATTGCCGTTTGTGCAGGAAGTTTTTGCAACAAGCGAGCTGGTGAAGCAGCTTGAACCGGATACTTCAGTTGTAATTGAGCTTGGCGGCGAAGATGCGAAAATAATTTTTCTGAAAGGCTTTTTGGAACAGCGGATGAACGGAACCTGTGCAGGCGGTACGGGTGCGTTTATAGATCAAATGGCAACGTTAATGAATATGTCTATAGACGAACTGGACAAGCTCAGCCTTCAAAGTACGAAAATTTATCCGATAGCTTCAAGGTGCGGTGTTTTTGCGAAGTCAGACATTCAGCCTTTGCTGAACCAGGGGGCCAATAAGGCAGATATAGCCGCCGGTATTTTTCAGGCTGTCGTGGATCAGACAATCGCCGGCCTTGCCCAGGGGCGGAAAATAGAAGGAAAGGTTATGTTTCTCGGCGGGCCGTTGTATTATTGCAAGGGCCTGCGGAAAAGGTTTGTGGAAACCCTTAAGCTGGACGAAAACAACGCCGTTTTTCCGGAATACGGGCGTTTTTCGGTGGCGCTCGGAGCTGCCCTGTTTGCTTCAAAACAGCAGAACGGTTTATCCTATTCCGAGCTTGTTGAAAAACTTGAGAAATGCTCAGGCAAAAGGCAGACTACCTCATACCTCAGGCCTCTTTTTGAGAACGAGGAAAGCTATGAAGAGTTCAGAAAGCGCCATGGAAAAGCCACGGTGGAACGGCTGGACATAAATGAATATACCGGCGATGCCTATCTTGGAATTGATTGTGGAAGCACTACAACAAAACTTGTGTTAATGTCGGCGGATAAGAAACTCCTTTACTCATATTATGGTTCAAATCAGGGAAATCCGATTGACATAATCAGGCGGCAGCTCCTTAAAATATACGAACTCTGCGGAAACCGGATAACGATAAAGGGCTCGGCGGTGACAGGATACGGTGAAGAACTTATAAAGCACGCCTTTCATATTGATGCCGGTATTGTGGAGACAATGGCGCATCTTACAGCGGCAAGGCATTTCAACCCCGATGTTGATTTTATCCTCGACATAGGCGGACAGGATATAAAATGTTTCAAAATACGGAACGGGACGATAGACAGCGTAATGCTGAACGAGGCATGTTCTTCAGGATGCGGTTCGTTTATAGAGACTTTTGCCAAATCAATGGGGTATGATGTGGAGGAATTTTCAAAACTCGGGCTGAAGTCCAAAGCTCCCGTGGATTTGGGAACGAGATGCACCGTTTTCATGAATTCTTCGGTAAAACAGGCACAGAAGGACGGGGCTGACATTTCGGACATTTCGGCGGGACTGTCGATGAGCGTTGTGAGGAATGCGCTATATAAGGTGATTCGCGCCGGTTCGGCCGACGAGCTGGGAAAGAATATAGTAGTGCAGGGTGGAACGTTTTTAAATGACGCGGTGCTGCGCAGTTTCGAGCTGGAAATAGGAAGGAACGTAATACGGCCTCAAATTGCAGGGCTGATGGGGGCATTTGGCGCAGCACTGTATGCCATGTCGCTGAAACTTGATAAGTCGTCGGTTCTGGATGAAAACGAACTTAAAAATTTCACCCACAGATCGGTTTCTACGGTGTGCAAAGGTTGCGGCAACAAATGCCACCTTACCGTGAATATTTTTTCGGAAAAGGAAAAATACATATCCGGAAATAAATGCGAAAGGGGATTGGGCGGGGAATATTCCAAAACCGAAGAGGTGCCTGATCTCCATGAGTTCAAGCGTAAAAGGCTTGAAAGCCTTTCCGAGGGTGAAAATATCAGGGGGACAATCGGAATGCCCCTTGCGCTTGGAATGTATGAGCTTGCCCCGTTTTGGCACAGGATTTTTACCGATTTGGGCTTCAGGGTAATTTTTTCAGGCTTTTCAAGCAGGGAGCTTTATACAAAAGGCCAGGGCAGCATACCTTCGGATACTGTATGTTATCCTGCAAAGCTGATGCACGGCCATATAGAAACTCTTATTGAAAAGAAACCCGACTACATATTCTATCCGTGCCTTACGTATAATTTTGATGAAAAAACGGGAGATAACCATTACAATTGCCCGGTTGTAGCATATTATTCCGAAGTCCTGAACGGCAACATGGAATCACTGAAAAACACCAGGTTTCTCTATCCGTATCTGAACATTAACAGTCGCAGGGAACTGGCAAAGGAACTGTATTCCCTTTTAAAGCCATGGCATCAGGATTTGACCCTTAAGGAGGTAAAAAGGGCTGTCAATTCGGGATTCAGGGAATATGACAGGTGGATGGAGGAATTGCGCAGCGAGGGAAGGCGTGCCATTGAGTATGCGAAAGAAAACAACAAAAGGGTCCTTATTCTTGCGGGAAGGCCTTATCATGTTGATCCCGAAATAGGGCACGGAATAGACAAGCTTGCAGTATCTCTCGGTTTTGTGGTGATAACCGAGGACAGCATAAGTGATGTTATGAAACCTGAAAATGTCGGAGTGCTGAATCAGTGGACTTATCACGCAAGGCTTTATAATGCGGCCGAATATGCAGGACATCATGAAAACTGTGAACTGGTGCAATTGGTTTCGTTCGGCTGCGGAATAGATGCCATTACATCCGATGAAGTCAGGGCGATTCTGGAAAAGCACGGTAAAATATACACCCAGATTAAAATTGACGAAATAGCCAACCCGGGCGCGGTAAAGATAAGGCTGAGAAGCCTTTTGGGAGCATTGGAGGAAAGGGAGAAGCAAAAATGGGAAAAACAAAAAGAAAAGGAATAG
- a CDS encoding NAD-dependent protein deacylase codes for MFFMNMVEEAVKLIRESESIVVLTGAGASTESGIPDFRSNVGPPKKKKYDYPVEVLLSHTFFINNTEIFYDYYMNNMVYRDAKPNDCHKALAEMEKYCNVLAVITQNIDGLHQDAGSSDVIELHGSTRRNYCMKCGKAFSLDELFAMSRPVPKCDECGGIIKPDVVLYEEPLNEKDLTRAMKLTVKADAMLVIGTSLVVYPAAGLLNYYRGDKLIIINMDPTPFDYRARLVIHDSAGKVMRQIVDGLKP; via the coding sequence GTGTTTTTTATGAACATGGTTGAAGAAGCCGTAAAACTTATCAGAGAGTCTGAAAGCATTGTGGTTCTTACCGGTGCAGGCGCCTCCACCGAAAGCGGCATTCCTGATTTCAGATCAAACGTGGGGCCGCCGAAAAAGAAAAAATATGATTATCCTGTGGAAGTACTGCTGAGTCACACGTTTTTTATAAACAATACCGAAATTTTCTACGACTATTATATGAATAACATGGTTTACAGGGACGCAAAGCCAAATGACTGCCATAAAGCGCTTGCCGAAATGGAGAAGTATTGCAACGTCCTCGCGGTTATAACCCAGAATATCGACGGATTGCATCAGGACGCTGGCTCTTCGGATGTAATTGAACTGCATGGCTCAACACGCAGGAATTACTGCATGAAATGCGGCAAGGCGTTTTCTCTGGACGAACTGTTCGCAATGAGCCGGCCCGTGCCCAAATGTGACGAATGCGGCGGTATCATAAAGCCCGACGTGGTACTGTACGAGGAACCTTTAAATGAAAAGGACCTGACAAGGGCAATGAAGTTAACGGTGAAGGCAGATGCAATGCTTGTAATAGGTACAAGTCTTGTTGTTTATCCCGCGGCGGGTTTGCTGAACTATTACCGTGGCGATAAATTGATTATCATAAACATGGATCCGACTCCTTTCGATTACAGGGCAAGGCTTGTGATTCACGACAGTGCCGGGAAGGTTATGAGACAGATTGTTGACGGGCTGAAACCGTAA
- a CDS encoding HDIG domain-containing metalloprotein: MSAVKPDRNSAFELLKKYNKNESLIRHALTVEAVMRHFAGIFGEDPEKWGIIGLVHDIDYEMYPDQHCKKAREILEENNWPEDYIHAVVSHGWGICSDVEPVEKMEKVLYTVDELTGLIYATALMRPSKSILDTEVKSVKKKWKQKSFAQGVNRDVIESGAKMLGLELDYIIAETINGMRKVAEEIGLKGDL, from the coding sequence ATGAGTGCGGTGAAACCGGACAGAAATTCGGCTTTTGAACTTTTAAAAAAATACAATAAAAATGAAAGCCTTATCAGGCATGCTCTTACGGTGGAAGCGGTGATGCGGCATTTTGCCGGAATTTTCGGAGAAGACCCTGAAAAATGGGGAATAATAGGCCTTGTTCACGATATCGACTATGAAATGTATCCCGATCAGCACTGCAAAAAGGCCAGAGAAATACTGGAAGAGAACAACTGGCCCGAGGATTATATACATGCTGTGGTAAGCCATGGATGGGGAATCTGTTCAGATGTCGAACCCGTTGAAAAAATGGAAAAAGTTTTATATACCGTGGATGAGCTTACGGGGTTGATTTATGCCACGGCTTTAATGCGGCCGAGCAAAAGTATTCTGGATACCGAAGTGAAATCGGTTAAGAAAAAGTGGAAACAGAAGAGCTTCGCTCAGGGAGTCAACCGGGATGTAATTGAAAGCGGAGCGAAAATGCTTGGCCTTGAACTGGATTACATTATCGCCGAAACAATAAACGGCATGCGTAAAGTTGCCGAGGAAATTGGGCTTAAGGGAGATCTGTAA
- a CDS encoding glycosyl hydrolase, giving the protein MNRLNIKIVSIMIMFIVLSGCGTENGTGRQKGLSEGVKNTGSGENFRLFLEAEDIAVTTGNVRVENSHPGFSGNGYLTGIEDDDDTITFTVFIPEDGFYNLNFISSAYGGYKENYVYINDEQVGVIKINGDDFQNSVLNGVFLPKGRQKIKLVKSWGWIRLDALEITSASPPGDDVYKVSYETVDPKATKSTKRLKRYLADVYGKYIISGQYSEKGFNGPEFKAIYQATGKYPAMLGLDFIDYTPSRAAYGSVGKSVEYAVEFSQKGGIVTFCWHWNAPERYLYNTPDKPWWKGFYTEATNIDLRAIMDGEDPEGYELLIRDIDVIAQLLMRLQDADVPVLWRPLHEASGGWFWWGASGPEPYKKLYKLLYDRLTNTHDIHNLIWVWNGQDPEWYPGDEYVDIVGIDIYPGEKVYSSQAPKFNEILEWTGTRKIIAMTENGCLFDPDLAFRDRTVWSYFGIWSGEFMVLNKTYTLSEKYNEKYMINKVYNHEKVITLDELPDLKKYRGK; this is encoded by the coding sequence GTGAACAGGCTTAATATCAAAATTGTATCAATAATGATTATGTTCATTGTATTGTCCGGCTGCGGTACCGAAAACGGCACCGGGAGGCAAAAAGGTTTGTCGGAAGGAGTGAAGAATACGGGAAGCGGTGAGAATTTCAGACTTTTTCTTGAAGCTGAGGATATAGCCGTTACAACGGGGAATGTGAGGGTGGAAAACAGTCATCCGGGTTTTTCGGGAAACGGCTATTTAACCGGAATTGAAGACGATGACGATACTATAACGTTTACGGTTTTTATTCCGGAGGACGGATTTTATAACCTGAACTTTATCAGTTCCGCTTACGGAGGATACAAGGAAAATTATGTATATATTAACGATGAACAGGTAGGAGTGATAAAGATTAACGGCGATGACTTTCAGAACTCGGTATTGAATGGGGTGTTTTTACCAAAAGGAAGACAGAAGATTAAACTGGTTAAGTCCTGGGGGTGGATTCGCCTGGATGCGCTGGAGATAACTTCGGCTTCACCGCCGGGTGACGATGTGTACAAAGTATCGTATGAAACCGTTGATCCGAAAGCTACAAAAAGCACGAAAAGACTGAAGCGGTATCTGGCCGATGTGTACGGAAAGTATATAATATCCGGACAATACAGCGAAAAGGGGTTCAACGGGCCTGAATTCAAAGCCATATATCAGGCAACGGGCAAATATCCCGCCATGCTCGGACTTGATTTCATTGATTACACTCCGTCAAGGGCGGCTTACGGCTCGGTTGGAAAAAGTGTTGAATACGCGGTTGAATTTTCGCAAAAAGGCGGGATTGTAACATTCTGCTGGCACTGGAACGCACCCGAACGATATCTGTACAACACACCGGACAAGCCCTGGTGGAAAGGTTTTTACACAGAGGCCACGAATATTGATCTGAGGGCAATAATGGACGGCGAAGACCCTGAGGGATATGAGCTGCTGATACGCGATATTGACGTAATTGCCCAGTTATTGATGAGACTTCAGGATGCCGATGTGCCGGTCTTATGGCGGCCTTTGCATGAAGCCAGCGGCGGCTGGTTCTGGTGGGGGGCTTCGGGGCCCGAACCGTATAAAAAGCTTTACAAGCTGCTTTATGACCGCCTTACAAATACCCACGACATTCATAATCTGATCTGGGTATGGAACGGACAGGACCCTGAATGGTATCCCGGTGACGAGTATGTCGACATTGTCGGCATTGATATATATCCCGGCGAAAAAGTGTACAGTTCTCAGGCACCTAAGTTTAACGAGATTTTGGAATGGACCGGTACAAGAAAAATTATAGCAATGACCGAAAACGGATGCCTTTTCGATCCCGATCTGGCATTCAGGGACAGAACGGTGTGGTCATATTTCGGAATATGGAGCGGAGAATTTATGGTTTTAAATAAAACTTATACGCTTTCGGAGAAATATAACGAGAAATATATGATTAACAAGGTATATAACCATGAAAAGGTTATTACCCTTGACGAATTACCTGATTTGAAAAAATATCGCGGAAAATAG
- a CDS encoding YggT family protein, translating to MERAKESVNERKDNVIHLTRQNSQDVVTERGHKPLWYIRTKRIIYYILGVLETILGLRFVFMLLGANPRSGFTSFLYAITGIFIAPFTGIFNPVSAPGLAARSVFDPATIVAMAIYALAVWGIVKLLHIRASKNNPDFI from the coding sequence ATGGAACGGGCAAAAGAATCGGTCAATGAAAGAAAAGATAATGTAATTCACTTAACAAGACAGAATTCACAGGATGTTGTTACCGAACGGGGGCATAAACCATTGTGGTATATAAGGACAAAAAGAATTATCTATTACATTCTTGGAGTTCTGGAAACCATTCTCGGACTCAGGTTTGTCTTTATGCTTCTCGGAGCCAACCCAAGAAGTGGATTTACCTCGTTTTTATATGCGATAACCGGGATTTTCATAGCACCTTTTACCGGCATCTTCAATCCTGTGTCGGCTCCCGGACTCGCGGCAAGATCGGTATTTGATCCTGCCACGATAGTCGCAATGGCCATTTACGCACTTGCAGTCTGGGGCATTGTAAAACTGCTGCATATCAGAGCATCAAAAAACAATCCTGATTTTATATAA
- a CDS encoding GAF domain-containing protein, producing the protein MFEIKEINAGNKNELYRQINNYLTALISDDRDWLAGLANASALLYQTLPDINWAGFYLWKGNELVLGPFQGKPACIRIGPGRGVCGTAAETRKVQIVDDVEKFPGHIACDIASRSEIVVPIIKNQRLIGVLDIDSPVKARFDDEDAVGLSEFVSILNRYLNWPENFI; encoded by the coding sequence ATGTTTGAAATAAAGGAAATCAATGCCGGAAATAAAAATGAATTATACAGGCAAATAAATAATTATCTCACCGCTTTAATAAGCGATGACCGCGACTGGCTGGCAGGGTTGGCAAACGCCAGTGCTCTGCTGTATCAGACTCTTCCCGATATTAACTGGGCGGGTTTTTATTTATGGAAGGGGAATGAACTGGTTTTGGGCCCTTTTCAGGGAAAACCGGCATGCATAAGGATTGGCCCGGGAAGAGGTGTGTGCGGCACCGCGGCGGAAACAAGGAAAGTACAGATTGTCGATGACGTGGAGAAGTTTCCCGGACATATTGCCTGCGATATTGCATCCAGGTCTGAAATCGTTGTACCGATAATTAAAAATCAAAGGCTTATAGGCGTTCTGGATATAGACAGCCCGGTAAAAGCCCGTTTTGATGACGAGGACGCCGTGGGGCTGTCGGAATTCGTCAGTATTTTGAACCGGTATTTGAACTGGCCCGAAAATTTTATATAA
- a CDS encoding citrate/2-methylcitrate synthase, translating into MNNISMTNEELDQYYERSAQIIGRESYYSPDLYTKYNVKRGLRNEDGTGVVVGLTEIGDVQAYTVEDGKIIPQEGRLIYRGIDVYDLVEACMKEDRLGFEECAYLLLFGELPNQQELDEFKRVLACHRCLPDGFVRDIIMKAPSANIMNKMASTILVAYSYDPNPEDTSVKNLFRQSMEIIARMPLIAAYAYQAKSHYHNGNSLFIHMPDPGLSTAENILRLIRPDCSYTKLEASTLDIALILHAEHGGGNNSTFTSHVVASTGTDIYSCIAAALGSLKGPKHGGANLKVIEMMNEIKREVKNWDNDSEICDYLAKILKKGAYDQSGLIYGIGHAVYTLSDPRCVLLKKKAKELAEATGRVDEYKLYEKVEHLAPIVFNEVKKTNKRMCANVDFYSGFVYDMLNIPTDLFTPIFAVARVVGLCAHIIEERINGGKIIRPAYKYVREMSEYVPLHMRK; encoded by the coding sequence ATGAATAACATTTCGATGACAAACGAAGAACTGGATCAATATTATGAACGTTCAGCTCAGATAATTGGCAGGGAAAGTTATTACAGTCCTGATTTATATACAAAATACAATGTTAAGCGCGGGCTCAGAAACGAGGACGGAACTGGTGTAGTGGTGGGGCTCACCGAAATTGGTGATGTTCAGGCTTATACCGTTGAAGACGGAAAAATAATACCTCAGGAAGGGCGTCTTATATACCGTGGTATTGACGTATATGATCTTGTGGAAGCCTGTATGAAGGAGGACAGGCTTGGTTTTGAAGAATGCGCCTATCTCCTTCTGTTTGGTGAGTTGCCAAATCAGCAGGAACTGGATGAGTTTAAGAGGGTGCTGGCCTGTCACAGGTGCCTGCCTGACGGTTTTGTCCGCGACATTATAATGAAAGCGCCAAGTGCAAATATCATGAACAAGATGGCAAGCACAATCCTTGTTGCCTATTCCTATGATCCTAATCCGGAGGATACAAGTGTAAAGAATCTTTTTAGGCAGAGCATGGAGATAATTGCGAGAATGCCGCTAATAGCCGCATATGCGTACCAGGCCAAGTCACATTACCATAACGGTAACAGTCTTTTCATACATATGCCCGATCCCGGACTGTCAACGGCCGAGAACATTCTGCGTCTGATAAGGCCAGACTGTTCATATACAAAGCTTGAAGCTTCAACCCTGGATATCGCATTAATACTGCATGCAGAGCACGGAGGAGGAAACAACTCCACATTTACCAGCCATGTTGTTGCCTCCACCGGTACCGACATTTATTCCTGCATAGCGGCTGCGTTAGGATCGCTTAAAGGGCCGAAACACGGCGGTGCCAATCTGAAAGTAATTGAAATGATGAATGAGATAAAACGGGAAGTTAAAAACTGGGACAATGACTCCGAGATTTGCGACTATCTTGCCAAAATTCTGAAAAAAGGCGCTTATGATCAAAGCGGGTTAATTTACGGTATCGGTCATGCTGTTTATACCCTGTCGGATCCGAGGTGCGTGCTTTTGAAGAAAAAGGCCAAAGAGCTGGCGGAGGCAACCGGAAGGGTGGATGAATATAAACTTTATGAAAAGGTTGAACATCTTGCTCCGATAGTATTCAACGAGGTAAAGAAAACAAACAAGAGAATGTGTGCCAATGTGGATTTTTATTCTGGTTTTGTATACGACATGCTCAATATACCTACCGATCTGTTCACTCCCATTTTCGCGGTGGCAAGGGTGGTAGGGCTGTGCGCTCATATAATCGAGGAAAGGATAAACGGCGGTAAAATTATCCGTCCGGCATACAAGTATGTGAGGGAAATGTCTGAGTATGTTCCGTTACATATGAGAAAATAA
- a CDS encoding 2-hydroxyacyl-CoA dehydratase — MGKTKRKGIVLFTRQMKKDYTILAPTMLPLHFKMIAGILNSYGYRVKVLDTSGKHIIEKGLKYVHNDTCYPALIVIGQLLDALESGKYNPDKTALLLTQTGGGCRASNYVSLLRKAVAKAGFPHIPVISMNFNGLERHPGFKLTVPMIYRMMYAVLYGDLLMTLRNQCRPYEINKGESDALAEKWAERLSDELGRNSRISYKRIKKNYAEIVRDFSKIPRRNEKKIRIGIVGEIYVKFSPIGNNNLEDFLISEGAEPVLPGLLDFCLYCVYNGVVDAKLYGTKRAKAFFCKILYKYLVGKQRDVIRSITENSDFRPMGCFDRTRTLPEGVIGLGTKMGEGWLLTAEMFELAEQGVDGIICTQPFGCLPNHIAGKGMMKPFQMRHPDVNIVAIDYDSGASRINQENRIKLMLTEAKSRAG, encoded by the coding sequence ATGGGAAAAACAAAAAGAAAAGGAATAGTACTTTTTACCAGACAAATGAAAAAGGATTACACTATTTTGGCTCCGACAATGCTGCCTTTACATTTCAAAATGATAGCGGGAATCCTGAATTCATACGGATACCGGGTAAAGGTACTTGACACTTCGGGAAAACATATAATTGAAAAGGGCTTAAAATACGTACATAATGATACCTGCTATCCCGCCCTTATTGTAATAGGCCAGTTGCTGGATGCTCTCGAAAGCGGGAAATACAACCCTGATAAAACCGCTTTACTGCTTACTCAGACAGGCGGCGGCTGCAGGGCGTCGAATTACGTGTCGTTGCTGAGGAAAGCGGTTGCAAAAGCCGGTTTTCCGCATATACCCGTAATATCAATGAATTTTAACGGGCTGGAAAGGCACCCGGGATTTAAGCTCACCGTTCCGATGATCTACCGGATGATGTATGCGGTTTTGTACGGGGATTTGCTTATGACACTCAGAAACCAGTGCAGGCCTTATGAAATTAACAAGGGTGAAAGCGACGCGCTTGCCGAAAAATGGGCAGAAAGGCTTTCGGATGAGTTGGGCAGAAACAGCAGAATCAGCTATAAGAGGATAAAGAAAAACTATGCGGAGATAGTCAGGGATTTTTCAAAAATACCGCGCAGAAACGAGAAAAAAATAAGGATTGGCATAGTTGGGGAAATTTATGTAAAGTTTTCGCCGATCGGGAATAACAATCTTGAGGATTTTTTGATATCCGAGGGAGCCGAACCCGTTCTGCCGGGGCTTTTAGATTTTTGCCTGTACTGCGTTTATAATGGTGTTGTTGATGCCAAACTTTACGGTACCAAACGGGCAAAAGCGTTTTTCTGCAAAATACTGTATAAGTATTTGGTGGGAAAACAGCGGGATGTCATACGCAGTATTACCGAAAACAGCGATTTCAGGCCGATGGGGTGTTTTGACAGGACACGGACATTGCCCGAAGGTGTTATAGGGCTTGGAACGAAAATGGGCGAGGGCTGGCTTCTTACGGCTGAAATGTTTGAGCTTGCCGAACAGGGTGTGGACGGTATAATCTGTACCCAGCCGTTTGGATGCCTGCCGAACCACATTGCGGGAAAGGGGATGATGAAGCCTTTCCAGATGAGGCATCCCGATGTAAATATCGTAGCGATAGATTATGATTCGGGTGCTTCGAGAATAAACCAGGAAAACAGAATAAAACTGATGCTTACCGAAGCAAAAAGCAGGGCGGGTTGA
- a CDS encoding glycoside hydrolase family 130 protein, with the protein MSRVKIYGESLPNIPWQDKPSDFTGPVWRYSKNPITGRNPIPGVARIFNSAVVPYNGGFVGVFRAEQTDGIPHLYVGFSKDGIVWEFEKEKIQFVNEKGEPFMPRYSYDPRLIKIEDTYYIVWCTDFYGPTLGLAKTKDFKHFVRLENPFMPFNRNGVLFPRKINNKFVMLSRPSDNGHTPFGDVFLSESPDLIYWGKHRHVMSKGGQWWQSLKIGSGAAPIETSEGWLLFYHGVVLTCSGYVYSMGACILDTDNPSIVKYRSGSYILTPEEWYEERGFVPNVVFPCAALCDADTGRIAIYYGAADSYVALAFTTVDEIIDFIKANDEATNDDRSIGI; encoded by the coding sequence ATGAGCAGAGTAAAAATTTACGGTGAAAGTTTACCAAACATTCCATGGCAGGATAAGCCGTCGGATTTTACAGGGCCGGTATGGAGGTACTCTAAAAATCCTATTACGGGAAGAAATCCCATTCCGGGCGTGGCAAGAATTTTCAACAGTGCAGTTGTACCGTATAACGGCGGTTTTGTCGGGGTTTTCAGAGCCGAACAGACCGACGGAATACCCCATTTGTACGTTGGGTTCAGCAAGGACGGAATAGTATGGGAATTTGAAAAAGAGAAAATACAGTTTGTGAATGAAAAGGGCGAACCTTTCATGCCCAGATATTCCTATGATCCGAGGCTTATAAAAATTGAAGACACCTACTACATTGTGTGGTGCACCGATTTTTACGGCCCAACCTTGGGGCTGGCAAAAACCAAGGATTTCAAGCATTTTGTCAGACTGGAAAACCCGTTTATGCCGTTCAACAGAAACGGCGTATTGTTCCCAAGAAAAATAAACAACAAATTTGTAATGCTTTCCAGACCCAGTGATAACGGACATACCCCGTTCGGAGACGTGTTTTTAAGTGAAAGCCCTGACCTGATTTACTGGGGCAAACACAGACATGTCATGTCAAAAGGCGGGCAATGGTGGCAGTCTCTTAAAATAGGAAGCGGAGCGGCACCCATAGAAACCAGTGAAGGATGGCTGCTGTTCTATCACGGCGTGGTCCTGACATGCAGTGGCTATGTGTACAGTATGGGTGCATGTATTCTGGATACTGACAATCCGTCGATAGTGAAATACAGATCGGGCAGTTACATACTTACTCCGGAAGAATGGTACGAGGAAAGAGGCTTTGTTCCGAATGTGGTATTCCCGTGTGCCGCACTGTGTGATGCTGATACCGGCAGAATTGCCATTTATTACGGCGCTGCCGACAGTTATGTGGCTTTGGCATTTACAACCGTGGATGAAATCATTGATTTCATTAAGGCTAATGATGAGGCTACAAATGATGACAGGAGTATAGGGATTTGA